Genomic DNA from Candidatus Parcubacteria bacterium:
TCAGGACGTCAGAGATTTAATAGAGAAGATAGAGCACGATCCTGATTTAGATTACGAGAAAGGATTTATTGAGTGGAAACAAGAAATCATAAGATATCAGATACTTCATCCATTAGCGAAGATTGAGGATGTGCTGAATACTGAAATTGAAAAATTAAGAAAGAAAAAAATTTAGGAGGCAAAGTAGAGAAAAAATGGAAATAAAAGAACCATTAAAAGCTGGGTTGATAGGAGTGATAATAGGAGCTGCATTGAGCGGAATGATAAATTATTTCGTGATTGGCATGCCAGTGAACCTTTTAGCCACAGGAGTTAACAATGGAATTTCCGGTCTTATCTCTGGCTTTATGGGAGGTTTCATGGGGGTGATATTTTTTATTAAAAAACTAAATAATACAAATCAGTGAAATTGAATACACAAACCCAATTTTTTTGATATTCCTACAAAGGAAAATAAACATTTCTATGTAGGGATTTTTTTTATTCTTCTTTCAAAAAATCTAAATTTTTTGGCATTTTCTTTAAAGGTTTTTCAAAGCGCAGTTTTGGGACTTTTTTATAGTTTTTGTTTTTTATCCAGCCGGTTTTAGTATAAAAATAACCGGCGCCTCCCATTTTTCCTAATTCATCATAAATATTTTTATTTTTTATAGAAACCCAATTCGCGATTTTCAACTCTTTTTTTAATGGGTTGATAGTTATGGCAGCATATTTTGGCGGAAAAATTACGCATTCTCCTTTTTTTGCTTCAACAACAACAATGTCTTCAATAATCTTTCCTTTTGTTTTTTGCATTAAAAAAATTGCTTTTCCATCAAGTACAATATATAACTCTTGGAAATTTTTTGAGTTCATATTGCCTTTAGTCCTTACAAACTCTTTGCCCAGCATTCTTGCAGGAATAATCGTAATATCATATCTTAACCCTGTTAAATGCCGCTTTGCGGCACCCCGCCTTTTATGTAAAGGCTGGGTATTTAACAGGGTAAATTCTCCTTTATGTTTTATACCGCGATGCATATAATAAAGCTCAAGATTTGGTGCTGTTTTTACCCATTTCTGGTCATAAAGAACTTTTTTCATGTCATTTAAATATCTTATTTCCATGTTTTTTTTGTCT
This window encodes:
- a CDS encoding glucose-6-phosphate isomerase is translated as MKKVLYDQKWVKTAPNLELYYMHRGIKHKGEFTLLNTQPLHKRRGAAKRHLTGLRYDITIIPARMLGKEFVRTKGNMNSKNFQELYIVLDGKAIFLMQKTKGKIIEDIVVVEAKKGECVIFPPKYAAITINPLKKELKIANWVSIKNKNIYDELGKMGGAGYFYTKTGWIKNKNYKKVPKLRFEKPLKKMPKNLDFLKEE